A single genomic interval of Granulicella tundricola MP5ACTX9 harbors:
- a CDS encoding IPT/TIG domain-containing protein, translating into MIHCIASLSGSVLHRIKLSVVWGLATLLLLAGGAQAANAQLSVAVGTTSATQTATVSVTSPAMTASTTASAISVVTQGAAGLDFNFASGGTCAVSTTYQANFECTIKYTFKPQYSGLRFGAVELKSTAGVVMGTALISGVGTGPQPIFPQATVNTLPGTYSQPRSIALDGAGNAYIANFGNANVLKVPVGCTTSACVTTLETFSGPASVAVDGAGNVYVADFNLNEVLKILANCTSECVSTLGGGFNEPIGIAVDGSGNVFVADFANNQVKVIAPGCTSASCVEPLGNGFSNPQDIAVDASGTVYIADYGNSLVKSMPANCNSFVGCTITTLGGGFSSPSGVAVDGNGNVYVGDSGNNAVEVMTPGCTPANASTCVTTLNGTLSGPIGVTLDGGGNVYVADNGNNAIRELPRATAAPLNFGSVNDGGTSAQQTVTLTNYGNLPLTFPVPSTGVNPSFSSGFAVGSVGAGACPNVSAGGSAGTLAANASCALNITFAPLAPDNGAVTGSATLTDNSAGVPGPTQTIALSGTATDVAPVITSISPTDGLPAGGTTVTVNGTILNTITSVNFGGTVTTNFHIVSESQLTVVSPAEAVGVVDIQVQNPDKLSAKTTADQFTYSNTLLNAITFPALANAALGTTPPTPAATATSGQPVTYSSSTPTVCTIAGSAITDLKVGTCTIAASQSAAGHYAAAATVSQSFQVIAAPTVTGVSPSSGPLVGTTVTITGTDFGSGATVSFGGTAGNGVTVISATSLTVSAPAHAAGTVHVTVTVSGATSVTSANDQFTYAPPTVTGVSPSSGITGGGETVNITGTNFGADSQVIFGGVAATSTYKNSGLIVATSPGGFVGTVDVTVTSGGVTSVTNSADHYTFLVPTVTGVSPSSGLPSGGTVVTITGTGFSGDVLPYFGNNVSTEFFINGPTSITATTPAGASGTVDVTIQANGGTSATSAADHFTYGTLPTVTGVSPLFGPPAGGTSVTITGTGFASGATVSFGGKAATGVVVNSSTSITAVAPSGSGSVDVTVTGAAGTSQANTSDEFGYFILVNVGSTSATQTATVTMTTAGTLGAIDVLTTGQPNLDYAFVTGGTCATGTAYAANATCTVKYSLKPRAPGIRNGAVQLIASGGTSVLGTTVITGLATGPAVMYPTNQSLAILGSGFNQPYSMAVDAAGNVYVADFKNNAVKEILAADGSVLTLGSGFASPTGVAVDGAGNVYVADFGHGALKEMRAVGGSVPTSNPQIATLGPGKFIAPLGVTVDGAGNVYLTDAQAGTVWEIVASTGSVNALGTTFSNPHGIAVDAFGNVFVADFGNNAVKEIVGASGAIVTVGPAFTTPNWVAIDAAGDVYVADAATGTVSEMVAVNGSIPSSSPTVLTLGPGFTSPTGLALDEAGNVYIADNGPNTVYKLATATPPSFTFAATSVGSTSAAQSFSLQNFGNEDLVLSVPGSGKNPAITSGFTLNAASNCPLVSAGGSTVALAEGGFCTESISFKPVTAGSDIGSLTFTDNALNVTSATQAISLIGSGGTPTVTAVSPASGPATGGTAVTITGTNFVTGATVSFGTTAATNVTVISATQITALSPAGSVGVADVTVTSGGGTSATVTADRFTYTAIASTITFPALANTVIGATPPVLKATSNAPTPITYSSTTPLVCTVALGVVTDLAGGTCSITASQVASGIYAAATPVSQSYTVTVPLLFIAGSGSVGSLAGNGNITSSATSGGGIGAAVDSTGFVWSIDASGTGISRFTSLGAKASDFTSVGLVGASALAIDGNSQVWVANSNGTVTVLSSVGTAVSTTQGSTTAAPTGIAIDISGNVWITNNAANSVDEVIGGAVPTSPLSTSVTKNTTGARP; encoded by the coding sequence ATGATCCATTGCATCGCTTCCCTGTCAGGTTCTGTTCTTCACCGCATCAAGCTGTCCGTGGTTTGGGGTCTTGCCACACTCTTGCTCCTGGCGGGCGGAGCACAGGCCGCGAACGCTCAGTTGAGCGTTGCGGTGGGGACTACGAGCGCGACGCAGACTGCGACGGTCTCCGTCACCAGCCCGGCTATGACCGCCTCCACCACGGCGAGCGCGATCTCCGTGGTGACGCAAGGTGCGGCTGGGTTGGACTTCAACTTCGCCAGCGGCGGCACCTGCGCGGTCTCGACGACGTATCAGGCGAACTTTGAATGCACCATCAAGTACACGTTCAAGCCGCAGTACTCCGGTCTGCGCTTTGGGGCGGTGGAGCTGAAGTCGACAGCCGGCGTGGTGATGGGTACGGCGTTAATCTCTGGCGTAGGCACCGGCCCGCAGCCCATCTTCCCGCAGGCGACGGTCAACACCTTGCCGGGAACCTACAGTCAGCCGAGGTCGATCGCCCTGGATGGGGCTGGCAACGCTTACATCGCCAACTTCGGAAACGCGAACGTCCTTAAGGTTCCGGTGGGCTGTACGACCTCCGCCTGCGTTACGACCCTGGAGACGTTCAGCGGACCTGCTTCAGTAGCAGTGGATGGCGCCGGAAACGTCTACGTTGCCGACTTCAATCTCAACGAGGTGCTCAAGATCCTGGCCAACTGCACTTCGGAGTGCGTGTCGACGTTGGGAGGCGGATTCAACGAGCCCATCGGAATCGCGGTCGATGGAAGCGGAAACGTATTCGTTGCAGACTTCGCAAACAATCAGGTCAAGGTGATTGCCCCAGGCTGTACGTCCGCGTCCTGCGTAGAGCCGCTGGGAAACGGCTTTAGCAATCCGCAGGACATTGCGGTGGATGCGAGCGGGACGGTTTACATTGCGGATTACGGCAACAGTCTCGTCAAGTCGATGCCTGCGAACTGTAACTCCTTCGTTGGCTGCACGATCACCACACTCGGTGGGGGATTCAGCTCTCCGTCGGGTGTCGCGGTGGATGGAAATGGCAACGTGTACGTCGGTGATTCCGGCAACAATGCCGTTGAGGTGATGACGCCTGGCTGTACTCCCGCGAATGCAAGTACATGCGTGACGACGCTCAACGGTACGCTCAGTGGTCCCATTGGGGTGACGCTGGATGGAGGCGGGAACGTCTACGTTGCGGACAACGGCAATAATGCGATTCGGGAGCTGCCTCGGGCGACCGCAGCGCCGTTGAACTTTGGGTCAGTGAACGACGGCGGGACCAGCGCCCAGCAGACCGTGACCCTGACCAACTATGGCAATCTGCCGCTGACGTTTCCCGTGCCGTCTACCGGGGTGAATCCCAGCTTCTCGTCCGGCTTCGCGGTGGGAAGCGTGGGTGCGGGGGCGTGTCCGAACGTGAGTGCCGGCGGCTCCGCGGGAACGCTTGCTGCGAACGCGAGCTGCGCGCTGAACATCACCTTCGCGCCACTCGCCCCGGACAATGGCGCCGTGACCGGAAGCGCGACCTTGACCGATAACAGCGCGGGCGTCCCGGGACCGACCCAGACGATCGCCTTGAGCGGAACTGCCACCGATGTGGCTCCCGTCATTACTTCGATCTCACCGACCGATGGTCTGCCGGCCGGAGGGACCACGGTCACGGTCAACGGTACTATCTTGAACACGATTACCTCAGTCAATTTCGGCGGCACGGTAACGACCAACTTCCATATTGTGAGCGAAAGCCAACTGACGGTGGTCTCGCCGGCTGAGGCGGTCGGAGTCGTGGATATCCAGGTGCAGAATCCCGATAAGCTGAGCGCCAAGACCACGGCGGACCAGTTCACCTACAGCAATACCCTCCTGAATGCGATCACCTTTCCGGCATTGGCCAACGCTGCGCTGGGAACCACTCCCCCTACGCCGGCTGCTACGGCGACCTCGGGGCAGCCCGTCACCTACAGTTCAAGCACGCCGACGGTCTGCACGATCGCGGGTAGCGCCATTACCGATCTCAAGGTGGGTACCTGCACGATCGCGGCGTCGCAGAGCGCAGCGGGGCACTATGCGGCGGCGGCTACCGTCTCGCAGAGCTTTCAAGTGATTGCGGCGCCGACAGTGACTGGAGTTTCCCCGTCGAGCGGACCGCTTGTCGGCACGACTGTGACGATAACAGGCACCGACTTCGGCAGCGGAGCGACCGTGTCGTTTGGCGGCACGGCTGGGAATGGTGTCACGGTGATCAGCGCGACCTCGCTGACGGTGAGTGCACCGGCGCATGCTGCCGGCACAGTGCATGTGACCGTGACGGTCTCGGGCGCGACGAGCGTGACGAGTGCGAACGATCAGTTTACCTATGCACCGCCGACGGTGACCGGGGTCTCGCCGTCCTCAGGCATAACAGGCGGAGGAGAGACGGTCAACATCACAGGAACGAACTTTGGGGCCGATTCGCAGGTCATCTTCGGCGGTGTCGCGGCGACGTCCACTTACAAGAATTCGGGTTTGATCGTGGCGACTTCTCCAGGGGGTTTCGTAGGCACCGTCGACGTAACGGTGACGTCAGGCGGGGTGACGAGCGTGACCAATTCGGCCGATCACTACACCTTCCTTGTGCCGACCGTCACGGGAGTCTCGCCGTCCTCAGGTTTGCCCTCCGGAGGAACAGTCGTCACCATCACGGGAACCGGTTTTTCGGGCGACGTGTTGCCCTACTTCGGCAATAACGTTTCGACTGAATTCTTTATAAACGGTCCTACTTCCATCACGGCGACCACCCCGGCGGGCGCCTCGGGTACCGTGGATGTGACGATACAGGCAAACGGTGGGACGAGCGCAACGAGTGCGGCGGACCATTTCACCTACGGCACTTTGCCAACGGTGACGGGAGTTTCCCCGCTGTTCGGGCCTCCAGCCGGTGGAACGAGCGTCACCATTACAGGAACAGGCTTTGCCAGCGGGGCGACGGTGTCGTTTGGCGGTAAAGCGGCAACAGGCGTGGTCGTCAACAGTTCGACCTCCATCACGGCGGTCGCTCCGTCGGGTTCCGGCAGCGTGGATGTAACCGTGACGGGGGCGGCCGGGACGAGCCAGGCGAACACCTCTGACGAATTCGGTTATTTCATCCTTGTGAACGTGGGCTCGACGAGCGCGACCCAGACGGCAACCGTGACGATGACGACAGCCGGCACGCTGGGAGCGATCGACGTGCTGACAACCGGACAGCCGAACCTGGACTATGCCTTTGTGACCGGTGGTACCTGCGCAACCGGCACGGCTTACGCCGCAAACGCGACCTGTACGGTGAAGTATTCCTTAAAACCCAGAGCCCCGGGCATTCGCAACGGAGCCGTGCAACTGATTGCATCGGGAGGGACGAGTGTTCTTGGAACCACGGTGATCACTGGCCTGGCGACGGGACCTGCGGTGATGTACCCCACGAACCAGAGCCTTGCGATCCTGGGCAGCGGGTTCAACCAGCCTTACAGCATGGCGGTCGACGCAGCGGGCAACGTCTACGTCGCTGACTTCAAGAACAATGCGGTCAAAGAGATTCTTGCGGCGGATGGCAGCGTACTGACGCTGGGCAGCGGGTTCGCCTCTCCCACGGGCGTCGCGGTGGATGGAGCGGGCAACGTGTATGTCGCCGACTTTGGCCACGGTGCTTTGAAGGAGATGCGGGCGGTGGGCGGCAGCGTACCCACAAGCAACCCACAGATCGCGACCCTCGGCCCCGGCAAGTTCATCGCGCCTCTGGGTGTGACGGTGGACGGAGCGGGCAACGTTTATCTCACTGACGCTCAGGCGGGCACCGTGTGGGAGATCGTTGCATCGACTGGCAGCGTGAACGCGCTGGGGACCACGTTCAGCAATCCGCATGGCATAGCCGTGGACGCGTTTGGGAATGTCTTTGTCGCGGACTTCGGCAACAATGCCGTGAAGGAGATCGTGGGGGCAAGTGGAGCTATTGTGACGGTGGGCCCAGCATTCACTACCCCCAACTGGGTGGCGATTGATGCGGCGGGAGACGTGTACGTCGCAGACGCAGCGACCGGGACCGTCAGTGAGATGGTGGCGGTGAATGGCAGCATTCCGTCCAGCAGCCCGACGGTTCTCACGCTGGGACCCGGGTTCACCTCACCCACCGGCTTGGCTCTGGATGAGGCCGGGAATGTCTATATTGCGGACAACGGTCCGAACACGGTCTACAAGTTAGCGACGGCGACGCCACCGAGCTTCACCTTTGCGGCCACCAGCGTCGGAAGCACGAGCGCTGCGCAGAGCTTCAGCCTGCAGAACTTCGGCAACGAAGACCTGGTGCTGAGTGTGCCCGGCAGCGGAAAGAATCCGGCCATCACCTCCGGCTTCACGTTGAATGCAGCCTCCAACTGTCCGCTGGTGAGTGCGGGAGGAAGTACGGTTGCGCTTGCGGAAGGCGGTTTCTGTACGGAGTCCATCAGCTTCAAGCCGGTGACCGCCGGGTCTGACATCGGCTCACTCACCTTCACGGACAACGCCTTAAACGTTACTTCCGCTACCCAGGCGATCAGCCTGATCGGGAGTGGCGGAACTCCGACGGTGACGGCGGTTTCCCCAGCAAGTGGACCGGCCACAGGCGGAACCGCCGTGACGATTACAGGAACGAACTTCGTGACCGGCGCGACGGTGTCCTTCGGTACTACGGCGGCGACCAACGTTACGGTGATCAGCGCAACCCAGATCACGGCCCTCTCTCCTGCCGGCAGCGTGGGCGTGGCGGACGTCACCGTGACAAGCGGAGGTGGTACATCGGCAACTGTTACTGCCGACAGGTTCACCTATACGGCCATCGCGTCCACGATCACCTTTCCGGCACTGGCCAATACAGTGATCGGAGCGACGCCTCCGGTCTTGAAGGCTACCTCCAACGCGCCTACGCCCATCACGTATAGCTCAACCACGCCGCTGGTCTGTACCGTGGCCCTGGGTGTCGTTACCGATCTTGCGGGCGGGACATGCAGCATCACGGCATCGCAGGTTGCAAGCGGCATCTATGCTGCGGCGACGCCGGTCTCGCAGAGCTATACGGTGACCGTGCCGCTGCTCTTCATCGCGGGAAGCGGAAGCGTCGGATCGCTGGCCGGCAACGGCAATATCACCTCCTCTGCCACCAGCGGCGGCGGGATCGGCGCGGCCGTCGACTCAACAGGCTTTGTCTGGTCGATCGACGCCAGCGGGACGGGAATCTCACGCTTCACGTCTCTCGGCGCGAAGGCCAGCGACTTCACCAGCGTTGGTCTCGTCGGGGCTTCGGCGCTCGCCATCGACGGCAACTCTCAGGTCTGGGTCGCCAACAGTAATGGCACGGTTACGGTCCTGTCGAGTGTTGGCACGGCGGTCTCCACAACGCAGGGAAGTACGACTGCGGCGCCCACAGGCATCGCCATCGATATCTCCGGCAATGTGTGGATCACCAACAACGCAGCCAACTCGGTAGACGAGGTCATTGGCGGCGCCGTGCCCACCTCGCCATTGTCTACGTCAGTCACAAAAAACACGACAGGAGCCCGCCCATGA
- a CDS encoding winged helix-turn-helix domain-containing protein: MRFGAFDFDLRRQELRRQGHLIKLPAAQLRLLNLFLERPGELITRDEITAHLWVDTGTIDVSSGINTSINRLRANLSDPQSSAEYIETVIGLGYRFVAEIAAAPSPAPALPEAPAKSEPPVEETPVPPSEVDEVSLPIAETPTAPVTRSNARSIPHRGWLAVCSLVLLVIAGGFFLLRLTRARSATAAMPVTKTASLPFHLRPVTLTAHGETISAVAVSPDGNSVAFSNRAGVSIHTFGGTDHLLPSRPFFQVSRISWFPDGKQLLLSGTDTQTRRHQVLGAILWEGYLRPFADDADLATVSPTGDSVAYTRHNNTELWVADAGGENPRKLLTDARGSFTYLIWSSTGDHLLADRHTTSPDLDSYESIDARSGAVLTHESGLAFPSGYLLEDGRLYFPISGSQNPASGKTRLMMVHTDPRTGKLLEKPQELQTFSGYGGALSASTDGKRIALALDYATVNVFVADLHLPGPTLDNIRELPHKVEESYPHAWTPDGKAVLSESSVLGTWAIFKNPLDAPESQLVAKLPTGAAMAQTSPDGRWIMFLEVSNNVAAPSGIFRVPVAGGEAAQVPVSGQIEDFLCPVSASGTCVLRETIDNTELVYHALDPVTGIGRELARTPWHPIVLGDWGLSPDGSTLSVTDHDLVHPSIHLVPLGNRNEESPSELPLVGHGALLGSNWAADGRSLFVQCRTRDGFELVNLDMVGHVKVLRKSSVPLWGIPSRDGKKIAFPDRTNSNNVWASDTTQ; the protein is encoded by the coding sequence GTGCGATTCGGAGCCTTTGACTTTGATCTCCGCCGCCAGGAACTGCGTCGGCAGGGACATCTCATCAAGCTGCCTGCCGCTCAACTGCGCCTGCTCAATCTGTTTCTGGAGCGGCCCGGGGAGCTGATCACCCGGGACGAGATCACGGCCCACCTGTGGGTCGACACCGGCACGATCGATGTCTCGAGCGGCATCAACACCTCCATCAATCGCCTGCGCGCCAATCTGAGCGATCCTCAGAGTTCGGCTGAGTATATAGAGACCGTCATCGGACTCGGCTATCGGTTTGTGGCTGAGATCGCCGCTGCTCCTTCGCCGGCACCCGCCCTGCCGGAAGCTCCTGCCAAATCTGAGCCTCCAGTTGAAGAGACACCCGTCCCGCCCTCGGAGGTGGACGAGGTATCACTTCCGATCGCTGAAACGCCTACGGCTCCGGTCACCCGGTCCAACGCTCGAAGCATTCCCCATCGCGGATGGCTGGCAGTCTGCAGCCTTGTATTACTGGTCATCGCCGGCGGCTTTTTCTTGCTGCGCCTTACCCGGGCAAGATCGGCTACTGCCGCGATGCCGGTGACGAAGACAGCTTCGCTGCCCTTTCATCTTCGCCCGGTCACTTTGACTGCGCACGGTGAAACCATCTCAGCGGTGGCCGTATCACCCGACGGGAATTCAGTCGCCTTCAGCAACCGGGCCGGCGTCTCCATCCACACCTTCGGAGGCACCGACCATCTTCTCCCCTCGCGACCTTTCTTCCAGGTCAGCCGTATCTCCTGGTTTCCGGATGGAAAGCAGCTCCTGCTGAGCGGAACGGACACACAAACCAGGCGGCACCAGGTCCTGGGCGCGATTCTCTGGGAAGGTTATCTGCGGCCGTTCGCGGACGATGCCGATCTGGCTACCGTCTCCCCAACTGGAGATTCCGTCGCCTATACGCGGCATAACAATACGGAGCTTTGGGTGGCGGATGCCGGCGGTGAGAACCCGCGCAAACTACTGACCGATGCACGAGGCAGCTTTACTTATCTGATCTGGTCTTCCACCGGTGATCATCTCCTGGCCGATCGCCACACCACATCACCGGACCTCGACAGCTATGAGTCGATCGACGCTCGATCCGGTGCGGTGCTGACCCATGAGAGCGGTCTAGCCTTCCCTTCGGGCTATCTCCTTGAAGATGGGCGTCTTTACTTCCCGATCTCTGGATCGCAAAACCCGGCTTCCGGCAAGACGCGACTGATGATGGTTCACACCGATCCCCGAACCGGAAAACTACTGGAAAAACCGCAGGAGTTGCAGACCTTCAGCGGCTATGGAGGGGCGCTGTCCGCTTCGACCGACGGCAAAAGGATCGCCCTTGCCCTCGATTACGCCACCGTAAACGTCTTCGTTGCGGACCTTCATCTCCCCGGCCCAACGCTCGACAACATCAGGGAGCTTCCTCACAAGGTGGAGGAGAGCTATCCGCACGCGTGGACGCCCGATGGTAAAGCTGTTCTATCTGAGAGCAGCGTGCTGGGCACGTGGGCCATCTTCAAAAACCCGCTGGACGCCCCGGAATCTCAGCTTGTCGCGAAGCTTCCAACCGGCGCCGCCATGGCCCAGACCTCTCCGGATGGCCGCTGGATCATGTTCCTTGAGGTCTCGAATAATGTTGCGGCACCAAGTGGCATCTTCCGCGTTCCGGTAGCCGGGGGCGAGGCAGCGCAGGTTCCGGTCAGCGGTCAGATTGAGGACTTTCTATGCCCTGTCTCAGCCAGCGGAACCTGCGTCCTGCGTGAGACGATCGACAATACGGAGCTGGTCTACCATGCGCTCGATCCCGTCACGGGCATTGGTCGGGAGCTCGCACGGACACCCTGGCATCCCATCGTGCTGGGCGACTGGGGCCTTTCGCCAGACGGTTCCACCCTCTCAGTCACCGATCACGACCTCGTTCATCCGAGCATTCACCTCGTGCCTCTGGGCAATCGGAATGAAGAAAGCCCCAGCGAACTCCCGCTGGTCGGACATGGAGCGCTGTTGGGCTCAAATTGGGCTGCCGACGGTCGTTCCCTCTTCGTTCAATGCAGAACCAGGGATGGTTTTGAACTGGTCAACCTGGACATGGTCGGCCATGTCAAAGTGCTACGCAAGAGTTCGGTACCTCTCTGGGGCATTCCGTCGCGAGATGGGAAGAAGATTGCTTTTCCCGACCGAACGAACAGTAACAACGTGTGGGCCTCCGATACGACACAGTGA
- a CDS encoding NHL repeat-containing protein produces the protein MIRNITFSLALTTALLLTGCGVGPVSTTLVPAPVSIAAGQAKGIVMGGQQPVAGVALQLYAVGVTGYGSAATPLFTPGAVKTTPSGNFTFPSFTCPDANSMIYLVGTGGQPIAAVGSIAAITNTNLALMAGLGTCSNLGGNAFIDMNELTTVASVWALSPFMTGISNIGSPANTGNPLLPSAGLVNAFASINKLVAVSTGTVVASTTTVTLPTAKINTLADILENCVNSAGSSYSGCSGLFSLAGGSATTDTVTAALFIAHNPSLNVASLNQMRSASPVFQPPLAVSSPPNDWSIVLTYKGGGLNAPQAIAADQSGDVWIANSGNSSVSEFSPTGVALSPTAGFTAGGIDSPFALAVDQSGFVWVANSGNNTITKLTSGTAGTAFGSSATLNTPKGIAIDGTGNVWVSNSGGASVSAYTPSGTVIAGSPYQGTGFVQAPVAIAVNPK, from the coding sequence ATGATTCGCAACATAACCTTCAGCCTTGCTCTTACCACCGCACTCCTCTTGACGGGCTGTGGCGTGGGCCCTGTTTCGACCACGCTTGTACCCGCGCCCGTGTCCATTGCAGCGGGGCAAGCCAAGGGTATTGTGATGGGAGGACAACAACCAGTGGCCGGCGTCGCGCTGCAACTCTACGCGGTCGGCGTGACGGGCTATGGATCAGCGGCCACGCCCCTGTTCACGCCGGGTGCGGTGAAGACCACGCCTTCAGGCAACTTCACCTTTCCGTCGTTCACCTGCCCGGATGCGAACTCGATGATCTACCTGGTCGGGACCGGTGGCCAACCGATCGCCGCGGTGGGGAGCATCGCAGCCATCACCAATACGAACCTGGCGCTGATGGCAGGTCTGGGCACATGTTCCAATCTCGGCGGCAACGCCTTCATCGACATGAATGAGCTGACGACGGTGGCTTCGGTCTGGGCTCTGTCGCCCTTCATGACCGGCATCTCCAATATCGGCTCGCCCGCCAACACCGGTAATCCGCTGCTCCCATCCGCGGGCCTGGTCAATGCCTTCGCATCGATCAACAAACTTGTAGCCGTCAGCACCGGTACGGTCGTCGCGTCTACGACAACCGTGACGCTCCCCACCGCCAAGATCAACACACTCGCCGACATCCTTGAGAATTGCGTGAACTCCGCAGGCAGCAGCTACAGCGGCTGTAGTGGTCTGTTCAGCCTGGCGGGTGGCTCTGCAACGACGGATACCGTAACGGCTGCTCTGTTCATCGCTCACAACCCCTCGCTGAACGTAGCCAGCCTCAACCAGATGCGCTCCGCTTCGCCGGTCTTCCAGCCGCCGTTGGCCGTGAGCTCTCCGCCCAACGACTGGTCCATCGTGCTCACTTATAAAGGCGGCGGTCTAAACGCACCGCAGGCCATCGCAGCGGACCAGTCCGGAGATGTGTGGATCGCAAACTCGGGGAATTCGAGTGTATCCGAGTTCAGTCCGACGGGCGTAGCGCTTTCACCAACCGCAGGATTTACCGCGGGCGGCATCGACTCACCCTTTGCGCTTGCTGTCGATCAGAGTGGTTTTGTGTGGGTGGCAAACTCCGGCAATAACACCATCACCAAACTCACCTCAGGCACAGCGGGCACGGCGTTCGGAAGCAGCGCCACGCTGAACACGCCAAAGGGCATCGCCATCGATGGCACAGGGAACGTGTGGGTGAGCAACTCCGGCGGCGCCAGCGTAAGCGCATATACCCCTTCAGGAACCGTGATCGCTGGTTCGCCTTACCAGGGAACCGGTTTCGTTCAAGCTCCAGTCGCCATCGCAGTCAACCCGAAGTAA
- a CDS encoding GAF domain-containing protein codes for MLNAPSSIHSLLLKQFSELATSVTSFYALQQGIVEGQSSALPHYSWTGFYMLNPDDPETLVLGPFVGDPTPHVRIPVTEGICGAAVATGETVIVDDVNADPRYLSCSIKTKSEIVVPINVNGKVMDEIDIDSHSPAAFGEDDRVLLQETARIAGSYMEQHPG; via the coding sequence ATGCTGAACGCACCATCTTCTATCCATTCTCTGTTGCTGAAGCAGTTCAGCGAGCTCGCCACCTCAGTCACTTCTTTCTATGCTCTGCAACAAGGCATTGTCGAAGGACAATCGAGCGCACTGCCGCACTATAGTTGGACCGGCTTCTACATGCTCAATCCCGACGATCCTGAGACTCTGGTGCTGGGTCCTTTCGTCGGCGATCCTACTCCGCACGTCCGCATCCCTGTGACGGAGGGCATCTGCGGAGCCGCGGTGGCTACGGGAGAGACGGTAATCGTGGACGATGTCAACGCAGATCCGCGCTATCTCTCCTGCTCCATCAAGACGAAGTCTGAGATCGTGGTGCCTATCAATGTAAATGGAAAGGTCATGGACGAGATCGACATCGATAGCCACAGCCCTGCAGCCTTTGGAGAGGACGACCGGGTGCTGCTGCAAGAGACGGCGCGCATCGCCGGCTCCTACATGGAGCAGCATCCAGGCTGA